The following are from one region of the Erwinia billingiae Eb661 genome:
- the dnaQ gene encoding DNA polymerase III subunit epsilon, with amino-acid sequence MSTVNTTRQIVLDTETTGMNMIGVHYEGHRIIEIGAVEVINRRLTGNNYHVYLKPDRLVDPEAFGVHGIADEFLADKPTFADIADGFLEYIDGAELVIHNASFDIGFMDYEFAKLGRNIPKTETFCRITDSLAMARKMFPGKRNSLDALCSRYEIDNTKRTLHGALLDSEILAEVFLAMTGGQTLLKFSMEGDQQQQSNGDTIHRITRPASGLVVLSASEAENMAHEERLDLVMKKGGSCLWRA; translated from the coding sequence ATGAGCACAGTAAATACAACGCGTCAGATCGTACTCGATACTGAAACCACCGGTATGAACATGATTGGGGTGCACTATGAAGGGCATCGCATCATTGAAATCGGTGCCGTTGAGGTCATAAACCGCCGTCTGACCGGCAATAACTACCATGTTTATCTGAAGCCCGATCGGCTGGTGGATCCGGAAGCTTTTGGCGTTCACGGTATTGCTGATGAATTCCTCGCCGACAAACCCACCTTTGCCGACATCGCCGACGGGTTCCTCGAATACATCGATGGCGCTGAGCTGGTGATCCATAACGCGTCGTTTGATATCGGCTTTATGGACTACGAGTTTGCCAAGCTTGGGCGCAATATTCCGAAGACCGAAACCTTCTGCCGCATTACCGACAGCCTGGCGATGGCGCGCAAAATGTTTCCCGGCAAGCGTAACAGCCTTGATGCGCTCTGCTCACGCTACGAAATAGATAACACCAAGCGAACCCTGCACGGCGCACTGCTGGACTCCGAAATTCTGGCGGAAGTGTTCCTGGCGATGACCGGTGGCCAGACGCTGCTGAAGTTCTCGATGGAAGGCGATCAGCAGCAGCAAAGCAACGGCGACACCATTCATCGCATTACGCGTCCGGCCTCGGGGCTGGTGGTGTTATCGGCGAGTGAGGCGGAAAATATGGCCCACGAAGAGCGGCTGGATCTGGTGATGAAGAAGGGCGGAAGCTGCCTCTGGCGCGCATAA
- a CDS encoding NCS1 family nucleobase:cation symporter-1 produces the protein MPNSQNVSQASAVEAHANYSPRLCNKDLAPTRDQNWSWYNIFSFWMSDVHSMGGYVVAASFFTLGLASWQVLLCLLVGICIVQICANLVAKPSQMAGVPYAVICRQAFGVFGANIPAVIRGLIAFAWYGIQTYLAANALMLVSLKFWPSLAAMTHASWLGLSQLGWICFGIMWLAQAMVFWHGMSAIKRFIDIAGPAVYVVMVALAGWIVYKTGFDGISLTLASKQLTGGQQVWEMITATALVVSYFSGPLLNFGDFSRYGKSMNEIRRGNRWGLPFNFLLFSVVTVVIVSGTQSLFGHMITDPIETVSRVGNDLAVAIGLLTMITATIGINIVANFVSPAFDFSNCSPQKISFRTGGMIAAVGSVLLTPWNLFQSPELIHYTLDVLGAFIGPLFGILLCDFYLIKRSQISVKDLFDDTPQGQYWYRGGFNPKAIVALVPSVLIGLVISFIPSLHDVANFSWFIGVALAGGFYRWIAREDRVVSSQGYGRKVAVEKR, from the coding sequence ATGCCAAATAGTCAGAATGTCAGCCAGGCGTCGGCGGTTGAAGCCCACGCAAACTACAGCCCACGGCTGTGTAACAAAGACCTGGCGCCGACTCGCGACCAGAACTGGAGCTGGTACAACATCTTTTCTTTCTGGATGTCGGATGTACACAGTATGGGTGGCTATGTGGTCGCCGCGAGCTTCTTTACGCTCGGGCTGGCAAGCTGGCAGGTGCTGCTTTGCCTGCTGGTCGGCATCTGCATCGTGCAGATTTGTGCCAACCTGGTCGCCAAACCGAGCCAGATGGCCGGCGTACCCTATGCGGTGATTTGTCGTCAGGCCTTTGGTGTGTTTGGTGCCAATATCCCGGCGGTGATCCGCGGGCTGATTGCGTTTGCCTGGTACGGCATCCAGACCTATCTCGCCGCCAATGCGCTCATGCTGGTGTCGCTGAAATTCTGGCCGTCGCTGGCCGCCATGACGCACGCGTCCTGGCTGGGTCTGTCTCAGCTGGGCTGGATTTGCTTCGGCATTATGTGGCTGGCGCAGGCCATGGTGTTCTGGCACGGGATGAGCGCCATTAAGCGCTTTATCGATATCGCCGGTCCGGCAGTGTATGTGGTGATGGTGGCGCTGGCCGGTTGGATTGTGTACAAGACGGGCTTTGACGGTATTTCGCTAACGCTGGCCAGCAAGCAGCTCACCGGTGGCCAGCAGGTCTGGGAAATGATTACCGCGACCGCGCTGGTGGTGTCCTACTTCTCTGGCCCACTGCTGAACTTCGGTGACTTCTCGCGCTACGGTAAGAGCATGAATGAAATCCGTCGCGGCAACCGCTGGGGCTTACCGTTCAACTTCCTGCTGTTTTCCGTGGTGACGGTGGTGATTGTTTCCGGTACTCAGTCGCTGTTCGGCCATATGATCACCGATCCGATTGAAACGGTGAGCCGCGTCGGTAACGATCTGGCGGTCGCCATTGGTCTGCTGACGATGATCACCGCCACGATCGGCATCAATATCGTCGCGAACTTTGTTTCCCCGGCGTTCGACTTCTCCAACTGCTCGCCGCAGAAAATCAGCTTCCGCACCGGTGGCATGATTGCGGCGGTCGGTTCGGTGCTGTTAACGCCGTGGAACCTGTTCCAGTCGCCTGAGCTGATCCACTACACGCTGGACGTGCTGGGTGCCTTTATTGGGCCGCTGTTCGGTATCCTGCTGTGCGACTTCTATCTGATTAAACGCAGCCAGATTTCAGTGAAGGATCTGTTCGATGATACGCCTCAGGGTCAGTACTGGTATCGCGGTGGATTCAACCCGAAAGCCATCGTCGCCCTCGTCCCGTCGGTGTTGATTGGGCTGGTGATCAGCTTTATTCCTTCGCTGCATGACGTGGCAAACTTTAGCTGGTTTATTGGCGTGGCGTTGGCTGGCGGGTTCTATCGTTGGATTGCGCGTGAGGATCGGGTGGTCAGCAGCCAGGGTTATGGTCGTAAGGTGGCGGTAGAGAAACGTTAA
- a CDS encoding GntR family transcriptional regulator: MKSENGLKTASDLNDKDEPIYQALMSAIVEHQLPPGSKLPEEALAEVFGISRTGIRKVLQRLAAVQMIVLTPKRGAQVATPSVEEAQDIFRTRALLECANLPAILARCQSTHLVALEKLNRQEQQAHEAHDGPAAIRLSAAFHIQLQAISGNQVLTEMVTRLTQRSSLVIAAYGAPWQQGCRCDDHDRLIELLRQKALQPLTDAMQQHFAHIVDSLHFERSGEQLPDFGRLFAGFGAKA; the protein is encoded by the coding sequence ATGAAGAGTGAAAACGGCCTGAAAACGGCCTCTGACCTGAACGACAAGGACGAGCCGATCTATCAGGCGTTGATGTCGGCCATTGTGGAGCACCAGCTGCCACCGGGCAGTAAGCTGCCGGAAGAAGCGCTGGCGGAGGTGTTTGGCATCAGCCGCACCGGGATCCGCAAAGTGCTTCAGCGCCTCGCCGCGGTGCAAATGATCGTCCTGACGCCCAAACGTGGTGCACAGGTAGCGACACCCTCAGTGGAAGAGGCTCAGGATATTTTCCGCACCCGTGCCTTACTTGAATGTGCCAATCTGCCGGCGATCCTCGCACGTTGCCAGTCGACGCACCTGGTGGCGCTGGAGAAACTTAATCGCCAGGAACAACAGGCGCACGAGGCGCACGATGGCCCGGCCGCTATCCGCCTTTCCGCCGCTTTTCATATTCAGCTGCAGGCTATCTCCGGCAATCAGGTGCTGACCGAAATGGTGACGCGATTAACGCAGCGATCGTCGCTGGTGATTGCGGCGTATGGCGCGCCGTGGCAGCAGGGCTGCCGCTGTGACGATCACGATCGGCTGATTGAACTGTTGCGACAAAAAGCGCTGCAACCGCTAACTGACGCAATGCAGCAACATTTCGCGCATATCGTAGACAGTCTGCACTTTGAACGCAGCGGCGAGCAGCTGCCTGACTTTGGCCGCCTGTTTGCCGGCTTTGGAGCGAAAGCATGA
- the hpxA gene encoding allantoin racemase, translating to MSVKQIVQVINPNTSQAMTATIGAVARAVAAPGTEILAVCPSQGVPSIEGHFDEAIAAIGVLEQIKAGRELGVSGHVIACFGDPGLLAARELAQGPVIGIAEAAMHMATMVATRFSIVTTLPRTLIIARHLLQQYGFEQHCAALHAIDLPVLALEDGTGLAQEKVREGCIQAKKRDGSGAIVLGCGGMATLARELTLELGIPVIDGVGAAVKMVESLVALGLSTSKHGDLDYPVRKTLSGQFASLKLD from the coding sequence ATGAGCGTGAAGCAGATCGTTCAGGTGATTAACCCGAACACCAGCCAGGCGATGACCGCGACAATCGGAGCCGTAGCACGCGCCGTGGCCGCGCCGGGAACCGAGATCCTCGCGGTGTGCCCGTCGCAGGGCGTGCCGTCTATCGAAGGGCATTTTGACGAGGCTATCGCCGCCATCGGCGTGCTGGAACAGATCAAGGCGGGACGGGAATTGGGCGTCAGTGGGCACGTGATTGCCTGCTTTGGCGATCCGGGGCTGCTAGCCGCCCGCGAACTGGCTCAGGGACCGGTGATTGGTATTGCCGAAGCGGCGATGCATATGGCGACGATGGTGGCGACCCGCTTTTCTATCGTCACCACCTTGCCGCGCACCTTAATCATTGCACGGCATTTGCTACAGCAGTATGGCTTTGAACAGCATTGCGCCGCGTTGCATGCCATCGATTTGCCGGTGCTGGCACTGGAAGATGGCACCGGTCTGGCGCAGGAGAAAGTGCGCGAAGGCTGTATACAGGCGAAGAAGCGAGACGGCAGCGGCGCAATTGTGCTCGGCTGTGGTGGCATGGCCACGCTGGCGCGTGAGTTAACGCTGGAACTGGGTATCCCGGTCATTGATGGCGTGGGAGCCGCAGTAAAAATGGTGGAGTCGCTGGTGGCGCTGGGGTTGTCGACCAGTAAACACGGTGACCTGGACTATCCTGTAAGAAAAACCCTGTCGGGTCAGTTTGCCTCTCTTAAACTGGATTAA
- the puuE gene encoding allantoinase PuuE, with protein MNDAVEKKEYSFNKNYPRDLRGYAGNPPHAAWPGNARIAVQFVLNYEEGAENNVLHGDAGSEQFLSDIIGAASYPERHMSMDSLYEYGSRAGFWRIHNEFQKRGLPLTVFGVAMALARHPEIVDAIKAADYDVVSHGWRWIHYQSMDPKAERQHMQQAVDTLKDLFGKAPTGWYTGRDSPNTRRLVVEQGGFTYDSDYYGDDLPFWTQVTCQDGTVKPHLIIPYTLETNDMRFATPQGFNTAEQFYTYLKDSFDVLYEEGETAPKMLSIGMHCRLLGRPGRFKALLRFLDHIQQHENVWICTRQQIAEHWVKTHPAPAE; from the coding sequence ATGAATGATGCCGTAGAGAAAAAAGAGTACAGCTTTAACAAAAACTACCCACGCGATCTGCGTGGCTATGCGGGCAATCCACCCCATGCAGCCTGGCCGGGCAACGCGCGGATCGCCGTGCAGTTTGTGCTGAACTATGAAGAGGGTGCAGAGAACAACGTGCTGCATGGCGATGCGGGTTCCGAACAGTTCCTGTCTGATATTATCGGCGCGGCAAGCTATCCCGAGCGTCATATGTCGATGGACTCGCTGTATGAATACGGTTCCCGTGCCGGTTTCTGGCGCATCCATAATGAGTTCCAGAAGCGCGGGCTGCCGCTAACGGTGTTCGGCGTGGCGATGGCGCTGGCGCGTCATCCCGAGATTGTTGATGCTATTAAAGCTGCCGATTACGACGTGGTCAGCCACGGCTGGCGCTGGATCCACTACCAGTCGATGGATCCGAAAGCGGAACGTCAGCATATGCAGCAGGCGGTGGATACCTTAAAAGATCTGTTTGGCAAAGCGCCGACGGGCTGGTACACCGGACGCGACAGCCCGAACACCCGCAGGTTGGTGGTTGAACAGGGCGGATTCACTTACGACAGCGACTATTATGGCGACGACCTGCCGTTCTGGACGCAGGTCACCTGTCAGGATGGCACGGTGAAGCCACATCTGATCATCCCGTACACGCTTGAAACCAACGATATGCGCTTCGCCACGCCGCAGGGCTTCAACACCGCAGAGCAGTTTTATACCTATCTGAAAGACAGCTTTGATGTGCTGTATGAAGAGGGCGAAACCGCACCGAAGATGCTGTCGATTGGCATGCACTGCCGCCTGTTGGGCCGTCCGGGTCGCTTCAAGGCCTTGTTGCGCTTCCTGGATCATATTCAGCAGCACGAGAACGTGTGGATTTGTACGCGTCAGCAAATCGCCGAGCATTGGGTTAAAACCCATCCCGCGCCGGCGGAGTGA
- the hpxZ gene encoding oxalurate catabolism protein HpxZ, which translates to MKSEYIDRPAILAEVTTAFYRYEEALISNDTVVLDELFWHDDRTVRLGAGENLYGIEEIREYRASRPSAGLNRDLRNTVITTFGEDYAVCSTEFTREGTDKIGRQQQTWVKLPCGWRIVAAQVSLMV; encoded by the coding sequence ATGAAGAGTGAATATATCGATCGCCCGGCGATTCTGGCTGAAGTCACCACCGCGTTTTACCGCTATGAAGAAGCTCTGATTAGCAATGATACGGTGGTGCTGGATGAGCTGTTCTGGCATGACGATCGCACCGTGCGTTTGGGTGCCGGTGAGAATCTGTATGGCATTGAGGAGATCAGAGAATATCGCGCGTCACGGCCGTCAGCCGGCTTGAACCGCGATCTGCGCAATACGGTGATCACCACCTTTGGCGAAGATTATGCGGTGTGTAGCACCGAATTCACCCGCGAAGGAACGGATAAAATTGGCCGTCAGCAACAGACCTGGGTCAAGCTGCCGTGCGGCTGGCGCATCGTGGCCGCGCAGGTCAGTTTGATGGTGTAA